A genomic segment from Barrientosiimonas humi encodes:
- a CDS encoding CinA family protein: protein MREPAARDVVHVLTERGRTVATAESLTGGLVCAALTEVPGSSAVVRGGVVAYATEVKAAVLGVDGELLARGGAVQGEVAAQLAEGVRRVLGADVGLATTGVAGPAEQDGQPVGRVFVAVARPEGTTLRQLDLSGDRAAIREQTVSAVLALTHSLEG from the coding sequence GTGCGGGAGCCGGCGGCGCGCGACGTCGTGCACGTCCTGACCGAGCGGGGCCGCACCGTCGCCACGGCCGAGTCGCTCACCGGCGGACTGGTGTGCGCCGCGCTCACCGAGGTCCCGGGGTCCAGCGCGGTCGTGCGCGGTGGGGTCGTGGCCTACGCCACCGAGGTCAAGGCGGCGGTGCTCGGCGTGGACGGCGAGCTGCTCGCCCGGGGCGGCGCGGTCCAGGGCGAGGTCGCTGCTCAGCTGGCCGAGGGCGTACGGCGGGTGCTGGGTGCCGACGTCGGTCTCGCCACCACCGGGGTGGCCGGTCCGGCCGAGCAGGACGGGCAGCCGGTCGGGCGGGTGTTCGTCGCCGTCGCGCGGCCCGAGGGCACCACCCTTCGGCAGCTGGACCTGAGCGGGGACCGCGCGGCGATCCGCGAGCAGACCGTGTCTGCCGTGCTGGCCCTGACGCACTCGCTCGAGGGCTGA